The proteins below are encoded in one region of Fibrella aestuarina BUZ 2:
- a CDS encoding ArsC family reductase, whose amino-acid sequence MYRLYAIPNCDTVKKARLWLDQHQVGYQFHDYKKQGIDRATLTHWLTQRPWEDLVNRAGTTWKKRPDAEKPTDADGAIELMLDKPSVIRRPLIEADGQIVALGFKPDVYEAVFS is encoded by the coding sequence ATGTACAGGCTCTACGCTATCCCAAACTGCGACACCGTAAAGAAAGCCCGGCTGTGGCTGGATCAACACCAGGTAGGCTACCAATTTCACGACTATAAGAAGCAGGGTATCGACCGCGCCACGTTGACCCACTGGCTGACGCAGCGCCCCTGGGAAGACCTGGTGAATCGGGCTGGTACCACCTGGAAAAAGCGGCCCGATGCCGAAAAGCCAACCGACGCCGACGGGGCTATCGAACTGATGCTGGACAAACCGTCGGTTATCCGCCGCCCGCTCATCGAGGCCGACGGGCAGATTGTGGCGCTCGGTTTCAAACCCGATGTCTACGAGGCTGTGTTTAGCTGA
- a CDS encoding PadR family transcriptional regulator, producing MNIENAQVQMRKGILEFCILHIISRGEIYASDMLDELTSARIMVVEGTLYPLLTRLKNAGLLDYKWVESTSGPPRKYYMLTELGRNSLEALNETWQELADSVRMIIDSRNGNGNGAGKASTPVQPVPVAPAPVTAGPPASTPNLDIVLPEPKQPQ from the coding sequence ATGAATATCGAAAACGCGCAGGTTCAGATGCGAAAAGGCATCCTCGAATTCTGCATTCTCCACATCATATCGCGCGGCGAGATATATGCCTCCGATATGCTCGATGAACTTACCTCGGCCCGGATCATGGTGGTCGAAGGAACGCTCTATCCATTACTCACGCGCCTGAAAAACGCAGGTTTGCTCGACTACAAGTGGGTCGAGTCGACATCGGGGCCGCCGCGCAAATACTACATGTTGACCGAACTGGGCCGCAACTCGCTCGAAGCCCTCAACGAAACCTGGCAGGAACTGGCCGACTCCGTCCGGATGATCATCGACTCCCGAAACGGGAACGGCAACGGGGCTGGCAAAGCCTCAACGCCCGTGCAGCCCGTTCCGGTAGCCCCAGCGCCAGTCACGGCTGGCCCGCCTGCCTCTACGCCTAATCTTGACATTGTGTTGCCTGAACCTAAACAGCCGCAGTAA